GCTGGGTGAGCAATCCCTCTCTAATGGCCAAGGACGTCAAGCCTACCCGGAAGAACTTGATGGCGATCAACGATCGCATCGAGCTCTCCGAACGGGGTCACGACACGCTCGAGAAGAAACGTGACGGGCTGATCATGGAGTTCATGGACATCCTCGACCAGGCCCAGGACGTCCGCGGCGACTTAGAGGACGACTACCTCCGCGCACAGAAGAAGCTCAACATGGCGCGGGCGATGGAGGGCGACGTCGCCGTGCGCGGTGCGGCCGCAGCGCTCGAAGAGCACCCGGAGATCACGCTCCAGTCGAAGAACATCATGGGCGTCGTCGTCCCGCAGATCGAATCCACGAGGGTGAGAAAGAGCCTCGACCAGCGCGGCTACGGCCTGCTGGGCACCTCCGCGCGGATAGACGAGGCCGCCGAGGCCTACGAGGAGCTGCTCGATACGATCATCCTCGTCGCCGAGGTGGAGACGGCGATGAAGAAGATGCTGGAGGAGATCGAGACGACGAAACGCCGGGTGAACGCCCTCGAGTTCACCCTGCTCCCACAGCTCTACGAGAACAAGGAGTTCATCGAGCAGAAACTCGAGGAACAGGAACGAGAGGAGATCTTCCGG
This region of Halalkalicoccus sp. CGA53 genomic DNA includes:
- a CDS encoding V-type ATP synthase subunit D, which codes for MAKDVKPTRKNLMAINDRIELSERGHDTLEKKRDGLIMEFMDILDQAQDVRGDLEDDYLRAQKKLNMARAMEGDVAVRGAAAALEEHPEITLQSKNIMGVVVPQIESTRVRKSLDQRGYGLLGTSARIDEAAEAYEELLDTIILVAEVETAMKKMLEEIETTKRRVNALEFTLLPQLYENKEFIEQKLEEQEREEIFRMKKIKDKKEAEEQAEAREKREAQAIPADD